The following are from one region of the Nicotiana tabacum cultivar K326 chromosome 3, ASM71507v2, whole genome shotgun sequence genome:
- the LOC107829765 gene encoding diaboline synthase-like, whose amino-acid sequence MGTSRKDINCFTFDLGTIFLASDHSSKILKSSSSSIRKPREIAMVAKRFVINESAISSLRDKLGFKPTRVEMAISLLWRALINASQQRNGHLRPCLLILSMNLRGKIDFPRYKSSFGNFAIDVPVKFIPGGAETKMELQDFIIFLKDTIQKKSLLFAKASTCDLFSMVAKFHDEIQQWEDNDEVDVFMVSTLCSFPVYESILGGENRA is encoded by the coding sequence ATGGGAACTTCCAGAAAGGATATCAACTGCTTCACCTTTGATTTAGGAACCATCTTCCTAGCAAGTGATCATTCGTCGAAAATTCTCAAGTCCTCCTCGAGTTCTATAAGAAAACCTAGAGAGATTGCAATGGTGGCAAAGAGGTTTGTCATTAATGAATCAGCAATATCAAGTCTTAGGGACAAACTAGGTTTCAAACCCACAAGGGTTGAGATGGCGATTTCTCTTTTGTGGAGGGCTCTAATCAATGCTTCTCAACAAAGAAATGGGCATTTAAGACCTTGCTTATTGATTCTTTCTATGAATTTACGTGGTAAGATTGACTTTCCAAGATATAAAAGTTCCTTTGGAAATTTTGCTATTGATGTTCCAGTCAAATTCATACCAGGAGGAGCAGAAACAAAAATGGAGTTGCAAGATTTTATAATATTTCTTAAGGATACAATACAAAAGAAAAGCTTATTATTTGCTAAAGCTTCTACATGTGACTTATTTTCCATGGTAGCCAAGTTTCATGATGAAATACAACAATGGGAAGATAATGATGAAGTGGATGTATTCATGGTCTCAACCTTGTGCAGCTTTCCTGTTTATGAATCGATTTTGGGTGGGGAAAACCGTGCTTGA